Below is a genomic region from Parageobacillus toebii NBRC 107807.
CTTCAGACGGATGGGCGACACGTGTATGGGAAAGCTGCGAAATATGTACAAGTCCATCAAAGCCGCCAACATCAACAAACACGCCAAAGTCGGTGACACGGCGTACGGTTCCCTCAAGCACTTGTCCCGGCTCTAAACGGCTAAGCGCCTCCTTGTGCTTGCGTTCTTGCTCTTCTTCCACAACAGCACGATGTGATAAAATGATGCGATTTTTTTCACGGTTAAGCTCTACCACTTTTACTGCAAGCGTCTTCCCTTTATAATCAGAAAAGTCTTCAACATAGTGAGGTTCTACAAGAGAAGCGGGTATAAATCCACGCACTCCTACATCAGCAACAAGCCCGCCTTTGACGATGTCTTTTACGATGACATCAAACGTTTCTCCGCTGGCAAATTTTCTCTCTAACTCTTCCCAAGCGCGGTCTGCGTCTACCGCTTTTTTTGATAAAATTAACAATCCATCCTCTTCGTTTTCGCCTTCTTCTACTTTTTTGACTTTCGCCGTCACTTCATCGCCGACAGAGACAGCATCACTTGTTTTTTCAATATGCAAACTAGATAATTCACTAATTGGAATAATCCCGCTTTGTTTGCTTCCTTCAATATCGACAAGCACTTGTTTATCTTCTAGCTTTACCACTTTGCCTCGGACGATATCACCTACCTTATATACATTCACTTCTAAATTCATATCCTCTGCCATGTTAAACCCTCCTTAATCGACTGACGGTCCGTGCTTCCTCCATAAGAAAGCACCACCTACATCATCGCTATATCAATCCAAACCATGATGTACAATAGGACCGTTTTTCTATTTAGTATACCATATTTTCTCAATAGACATGTAACTGAATGCTTATCGATACTGATCTAATAACGCTTGGATATGTTGCATAATATAAGCTGTCGCTTCTTCCGGTGATGCTTTTTTCTCTCTTAGTGGCGTCATATCAATCGGTGATCCGTAAACAACCTTAAGCGGCACAAACGGACGATATGAACCAATAATGGCGCATGGAACAACAGCGGCACTTGTTCGAAGCGCAAAAAAAACCGACGCCAGGCAGCCCTTTTTTTAATTTTCCATCTTTGCTTCGTGTTCCCTCTGGGAAAATGCCTAGCACATGCCCTTGTTTTAACACTTCTAAGCCGGTTCGCAATGCTTGGCGATCGCTCATTCCTCTTTTTACCGGAAACGCATGCAAAGTCGTAATTAAGTTTTTTAAGAGCGGAACACGAAACAATTCCTCTTTCGCCATAAAATGAATCGGTCTTGGAGCAGTAATTCCAAGGATTGGCGGATCGAGATTGCTAATATGGTTTGCGCAAAGAAGTACTCCTCCTTCTTTCGGAAACTTCTCCGCCCCTATCACCTCAATACGGTAAAGAGGAGTTAAAATGCTTTTTACAACTCCCTTGGCAAACGAATAAAAATCCACCGTCACCCAATCCTTTCGTTTACAATTTCCATAATGCGATCCACCACTTCTTCAATCGACAGTGACGTAGTATCAATTTCTATCGCATCTTCCGCTTTCTTAAGCGGTGCTACTTCACGCTCCGAATCGATTTGATCACGGCGTGCAATTTCCTTTTTCAACGTTTCTAAGTCAGATGGAAATCCTCTAGCAATGTTTTCCGCATGACGACGCTTTGCTCTTTCTTCCACAGATGCTTTCAAAAAGATTTTTACTTCTGCATTCGGAAGAACATATGTGCCAATATCACGGCCATCCATTACGACACCGCCATTTTTTGCGAGAGCGCGTTGGCGCGCCACCATTTCTTCCCGCACTGACGGGTGTTTTGCGACTAGCGATACTGCATTGGTTACTTCTTCATTGCGAATAATGTTTGTAACGTCTTCTCCATTGACAAATACAAGCTGCCCTTGTTCAGATGATTTTAATTCAATATATGTATTTTTTAACAAAGAAATTAATGCTTGTTCGTCATCAAGCGCAACTTTTTGTTGCAGCGCCACGTACGTTAGTGCCCTGTACATCGCGCCAGTATCAATATAAATATAAGAAAGCCGTTTCGCTATAATTTTCGCAACAGTGCTTTTCCCCGCTGCAGCTGGTCCATCAATGGCAATGCTGATTTTTTTGCTCATAATTCCTGGTTACTAAAATCTATAAAAATCGATTCATCGCGATGGAACCAGTAAAACTGCTTACCGCTCAGGAAACACCTGAGTTCCATCAGGAAGGGAATCCTAATGTCTCACCTGCTGTGAAAGACAACCCGTGGATCGCGGTTAGCGACGGCATCTGTCGTGCACCATTCCTTCCATTGGTCAGTACACGACAATGATTTTAGCAACCAGGTTTACACCTCCTTTAGTTGAATTTGGTACTGGTTCAGCCAACAACATTTGTGCAAGATGTTCCATAATGACCATTCATGTTCTTGTTTGAAATTCTCGATTTTGCATAACATCATTGCGATATATTGGCGTTGTTTCTTGCCGCTTTTCGATTGCTTGTAGGATTCTTCCATCGACCCTAACACCGCAATCCAATGGCGTTTCACTTTCGTTTTTATGATGTCCATGAGTTCTTTTGGCAACCGTTCCTGATACCCTAATCTCAAAGAAAAAAGCAGGAAACTCCTGCGTGCTTCGATGCCATTTTACCATATAGGCCGCTAGCGGTCGATGATTGTTTCGATTGTTTTTGTCTTTTCTTGTCTGCTAACGCCTTCATATTCATAAATTTTTCCTAAATAAGGGCTAAGCGGAGTATATAAAATGAGCCATTGAGCAATGATTAAAAAAACAAACTGAATAATAACAAGCTTTAGTAAAATAGATTCCACTCGTTTCATTGGAACCAACAGCCCGCTTTCCGTTTTTTATATAGCCATTATTCCACGCTTTTTCGCCATTTATTCGCAATATCTTCCTCTCTTTTTCTTATCTCTAACTGCTGTTCAAAACTATATCGAATCAATCGTACGCGATCTTGCGGAGATACATCTAAAAATTGTAAGGACGCTTTATATATATCACTGTTTTTCGCTTGAAATATACGAACGATTTTTGCTTTCACTTTTAAATAATGATATTCTCCTGATTTCATAGCAAGTACAAACCATGCCTCTACCACCATTCCAGGAAGCAGCTGCTTTTGCTTATGCTCTGGCAATACGACCGCTGCTCCGCCAGCGCTAATATCAGTCGTCATCGTTGTAAACGGCATAAATTCTTGATGGAGAGGATGAATCGCCACATCCGTATTCGCTTCCACTCTTACATAACGGCGACGCTGAATGCGCACTAACTTATCTACTCCTGGATAGGAAAGAACAACCATTGGTATCGGCTTACGCACTTTTCCAATTACTTCTGTTTCAAATAAATAAAGACAATGATCCGGCCCAACAAAACTTGCTTTAAATTGCATTCCATTTAATAAAAACACGGTTTTTTCTGTTTTTACATTAATTGGATAGTTAATATGTATATAACCGTCACTTATTTCTGCCACTTTGCTTTTATATTTTTCCTCTTCCCCGCCTGCTGGTTCTAACATTATCGTATCCCCTATTTTTAACATCGTCTCTCCCTCTCATTTTCTTCTCATGTTTATTAAAACAAAAAGGAAAAGCTTGCATCAAGCTTTTCCTTTGGTAAAGGGAGAGATAGGATTTGCACCTATACAAACATATCCTTTAACTATAGTTTTGTTCGACGCTTTGCAGCTTTTCGACTTTTTCCTCCATTCCTGTGTTTGCATTAATAAAAATTTGATATGTGTCTTCTCCAAGTGTTCCTAAAAATTCATAGCAGAGCACTTGCTCGTTCATATCGTTTACAATTATTGCTTGGCGCTGTTCCATTACTTTTAAATTTGGATTTACTTTTTTCCTCGCTTGTTCTGCTGTCAATTTTGGTTTTGACAGCGGGCGTTTAACGGAAGAAGATAAGTAATCACGCGCAGAGAAGCCGACAATCGTTCCATCATCAAGAGCTACTTTCATTTTAATTGCTTCCGGATAAATGCGAATTCCGTTTTCATTTGTCACAAATGTTAATACAGCTACGTTATCATATTGGGAACTATCATATAGCTCTAAATTCTTAAACTTGTGCTTCTGCAAAAATTTCATCCCTCTATTTGCCGCTTCATGCAAACTAATCGCCTGTTTTTTTATTGGACGGCTATCGATTACCCAAATCGGATAACCACCTTTTTCTGTAATGTCCATATAAATACTGCTTTTCTTTTTTGGATCGCGGATCGTCAAACTGTAAAAGCGCTCATCTGCTCCTTTTCCACTTGTTGTCACTTTTATGTTTTCCGTTCCTTTTAACCCAAGAAAAGAACGAGCAATTTGTTTCGCTTCTGTTTTTGAAATTGGTTTTCCTTTCGCACGGACAAAACCTTTTTCTTTATTCTTCAGCCCAATAAATGTCGGGCTAAATTCTGATGATCTCGAGAAAGTATCTACATTTTTTTCGACTGATTTAAACCCATCAATAATAATGTTATCGTCAGGGCTGTCGTTTGTAGCAAGCGCTAATTCCACATCCATCCAACGCAAGTTGTTTTTTTAAAACTAAATGTTGAACATTGCGAAGTTCTTGTTGAATATTTGCCGCATTTTTATATAGGGCTTGTAACGTGCGATATTCTTCATTCGTAAGCGGTTCTTTTTCTAAATCGCGAATCGCTGCCCGATAGCTGAACTCCCCTATTTTGGCAAGAAACTCTTGCGTTTTGTTAAACGGGAGTAAAGAAAGCGGCAATTGTCCGACACTTGTATGGGCTTCTGAGGCGATTCTCCATACTTCAGCCAAAGCCGGAGAAAGTGACGCACGGGAATTCATGGCAAGCGTTGTGCCGATTTTATCATGCAATAAGTCAATTTGATAGGTTAAGTCGTGGAAAGCACGCTGATAGTTATTTTCAG
It encodes:
- the rpsA gene encoding 30S ribosomal protein S1, with the translated sequence MAEDMNLEVNVYKVGDIVRGKVVKLEDKQVLVDIEGSKQSGIIPISELSSLHIEKTSDAVSVGDEVTAKVKKVEEGENEEDGLLILSKKAVDADRAWEELERKFASGETFDVIVKDIVKGGLVADVGVRGFIPASLVEPHYVEDFSDYKGKTLAVKVVELNREKNRIILSHRAVVEEEQERKHKEALSRLEPGQVLEGTVRRVTDFGVFVDVGGFDGLVHISQLSHTRVAHPSEVVKEGETVKVKVLAVDEENGRVSLSIKEAMPGPWEGIAEKVAPGDIVTGKVKRLVPFGAFVEIFPGVEGLVHISQISNKRIGTPHEVLKEGEEVKAKVLDVNEAERRISLSMRELIEEETAPEEDYSQYTKPSNEVRGFQIGEVLGEQLKKLK
- the cmk gene encoding (d)CMP kinase, coding for MSKKISIAIDGPAAAGKSTVAKIIAKRLSYIYIDTGAMYRALTYVALQQKVALDDEQALISLLKNTYIELKSSEQGQLVFVNGEDVTNIIRNEEVTNAVSLVAKHPSVREEMVARQRALAKNGGVVMDGRDIGTYVLPNAEVKIFLKASVEERAKRRHAENIARGFPSDLETLKKEIARRDQIDSEREVAPLKKAEDAIEIDTTSLSIEEVVDRIMEIVNERIG
- a CDS encoding YpfB family protein, which gives rise to MKRVESILLKLVIIQFVFLIIAQWLILYTPLSPYLGKIYEYEGVSRQEKTKTIETIIDR
- a CDS encoding flagellar brake protein; its protein translation is MLKIGDTIMLEPAGGEEEKYKSKVAEISDGYIHINYPINVKTEKTVFLLNGMQFKASFVGPDHCLYLFETEVIGKVRKPIPMVVLSYPGVDKLVRIQRRRYVRVEANTDVAIHPLHQEFMPFTTMTTDISAGGAAVVLPEHKQKQLLPGMVVEAWFVLAMKSGEYHYLKVKAKIVRIFQAKNSDIYKASLQFLDVSPQDRVRLIRYSFEQQLEIRKREEDIANKWRKSVE